The sequence below is a genomic window from Zhongshania aliphaticivorans.
AAATCGTCGCACTAATCGGGCGCCCATAGTAAAAACGGTGCGCCCCCATAAAGCCGAAAATCCACAAAACATAGCCGACCGCTTTGCTGTGGGTATTATCCATTACTTAACAACCCCCTATTAATTTAAGCTTGGAGTGTAGTGGATTACATCCGCTGGCTAAACCCCAAAACGTAAACCCCCTAACTTAAGTCTTACTGCGACCTCGACTTTTCGACTCGGGGCTCAGGACAAAAATTATCGACGCGGGTAAGCCCGTCTGGGGGTTCAAGGGCTCAATCAGTTCCCTCAGCATGAAGCCGCTAGCGCTAATCAGCTCCAACCAACTGCTTAATGTTCGAAAATACCACGGCGCGGGGTCACAGAAATCGTCACTAAAACCTTGCCAACTGCCCTCCCGCCAACCGTCGCAATAAGGAGCACCGTTAAATGCGGGGTGCAGGGTTTGAATCACGCAACAGCCATTGCTATTTAATACCGACGGAATCGCCGATAAGACATCAGCAACGACGTAATGGCCAAGCAAAGAAAAATTACAGACGACGCAGTCTACGTGCTTTTGCCACCCACCACGGGCAAAGTCTTGGTAGGACAACACCGAAAACGTCCCGCCAAGCTCCGTGGCGCGGTTAATGAGTCCAGCAATCCCATCTATACCCTCCGCCGCCACACCCAAGCTTGCTAAAGCTCGCACCAGCCAACCCTCACCGCAGCCTAAATCGAGCACCGTTTTTGGATCTTGTGCCACCACCGCATTGACAATGGCCGCGTCGGTTACCGCCACCCGGCTGCCAATCTCTGACTTCCGAACGGCGTCGGTCCACGCATCAACATTATTATGCCAAGACGATAAAATTGCCGCTTCTTTATTCTGGTCGTCCATGTCCACATCCTCCCAAACTAACGAGCTAAAGTAGTCCCGCAGGCCACCGCCGCGCGTTGTTAGCGAGATACTCGTAACACAATTTAAATTGCCCTAAATAGCGTGTGGTGGCAAGCTTGGCAGCCTACAAACCCACCGCCATGAATTTTTGAGCTCAGCGATGCACTGCCCATTTTTTGAATCAAATCAATGTCGCTCCTGTAGCTGGTTAGTTCAGCCCTACCATCAGCAGCTGCAACACAAGGAGCGTCAGCTAAATGCGCTGTTGGCGCCCTTTGCACCGCCGCCCTTATTAGCGTCGGTAAGCGCGGAATTATCAGGCTTTCGTGACAAGGCTAAAATGGTGGTACTCGGTAGTGCCGCCGCACCAAAACTCGGCATTATCAACCACCGCAATCAGCTTATTAGCCTCTGTGAATGCCCTTTATACCCAGACGATATGCAGACACTACTGGTAAATTTAGAGCGCTGGCTTGGCGACCTCGCAATTGCCCCCTACCATATTAAAAGCCGCCAGGGAGAGCTTAAGTATTTACTGCTTAATCGTAATAATGACGGCCAATACATGCTGCGCCTAGTCTTGCGCAGCACTGCCAAAATCGCGAAAATTTCGCAGGCACTCCCAAACTTCCTTGCACAGCATTCCCAAATCAGCTCAGTGTCAGCAAATATCCAGCCAGTGGCCATGGCCATCATCGAAGGGCCCGACGAACATATTTTGAGTGGCGACAACTGGCTGCGCCACCAGCTTAACGGCCTAAATCTTTACCAGCGACCCAAGGGCTTTTTCCAAACCAATCTCGATATGGCAGCTAAGTTATACGCCACTGCCGCGCTATGGACGGCCGACCTAGAAATAAGTCGCTACTGGGACCTGTTTTGCGGCTCCGGCGGATTTGGCCTGCACTGTTTAACACCCGATCGCCAACTGGTCGGTATCGAGATAGAAGCCGAGGCCATCGCCTGCGCCCAGCGCAGTGCCGACGAAATGGGTCTCGGTGCCCAAGTTCGCTTTCAAGCCTTAGACTCCACCGCATTCGCCAGTAGCAGCGAGGGAGGGGCGCCCCAGCTCATCATTGCCAACCCTCCTCGCCGGGGCCTAGGCTCTGAGCTCTGCACGCAGATCAAGCAACTTGCACCAGATTATCTGCTCTATTCCAGCTGTAATGCCGCCACTCTGGCCGCAGACCTAAGCGCGCTTGAAGGCTATCGTATTGACCGCGTGCAACTATTTGATATGTTCCCCCATACCGCCCACTATGAGGTATTGCTGCTCCTGCACCGCATTTGAACAGCCCTGAATTAAAACGCAATTTGGATTCATTTATTGAATATGAGCACCCTCACCTTTAACGGGCAAGAATATGTCGTTCAGGACGACGAAAATGTCTTGGATACCCTGCTTAGGAACAAGATAAGCATCCCCCACGGCTGTCGTGCTGGCGCCTGCCAGGCCTGTATTTTAATTGCGAAACCCGACCAAATTCCCGACGACTGCCAGCACGGCCTCAGTAATGAGCGTATCCAGCAAGGGTATTTCTTAAGCTGCCGCTGCGAGCCCGAACAGGACATGACGCTTCGACTGCCTAATTTAAGCGGCGAAAAACACTTAGCCACCATTGCCGAAAAAATGCAGCTAAATCCAAAAATACTGCGTCTTCGCCTGCACTGCCGTTTGCGTTGGCGGGCTGGGCAATATATTACCCTCTGGCTAAATGACACCACCGCCCGCTGCTATTCTATTGCCAGTGTTGCCAGCCTTGAGGATTTCATTGAACTCCATATTCGAATATATCCAAAAGGCGCAGTGAGCCCGCAGTTATTGAATACCGAGATCGGCGACGAGCTTTTGATTCAAGGCCCTTACGGCGAATGTGTATACGACAACAAGCAAAGCCAGCAAAGCATATTATTAATTGCCGCAGGCACCGGGCTTGCCCCCTTGTTCGGCGTTGCTAAGGATGCATTAAATCACGACCATCAAAGCACTATTCACCTGCTGTTTACCGTAAAGCAAGCCAGCGATTACTACATGCTCGATGCCTTACAACAGCTGCAGGCAGACCATCCTCAGTTCAGTTATTCACTCGCCAGTGCCGATGGCCCACCACATGAGACTTGGCAGCAACAATTACAGGAAAATTTTACAGAACTGCGCGGCCGCCGAGTTTATATTTGCGGCGGCAATGACTTTGTAAGCCAAGCCAAACGGCAATGCTTTATGCAGGGTGCGACGAGACGGGATATCATTTGCGAGGAATTTATCAATTTTAGCGCGGCAAGCTAAACGCTTTCATTCTTGACTCGGTAAGTGCTGGAAGCCGAGATAGGCGCTCTCAAAATTTGATTTTCCTACATTTAGGAAATGCTCAAAACTCCAGGGCCAATCGGCTACTAGATGTCGGTAGTCTGCTCGAAAGACATAGGTTTGCGCCCTAACTTGGCGGCCATCCAACAGCGCTACATCTAGTTCACAACGCTGATAGTAATCCCCTTCGAATACATCTAAACGACGCAGGGCCTCATCGGAGATATTGCGATAAAGCAGGCCCTGAGTTTGTGCCCCGGCCTCAGCAATCAACGCTGGATAGTCTTCACCCAGCACGGCGTAGCGGCGGTAATTTCCCAGTAGCGCCGACTCTGACAATGGGTTTACACCACTTACTGTCGCCATAATATCGGCGCACATTAAACTTCCATAGGTGAAAACATTGACCATGACCGCCTCGATTTGATTTAGCAAAATGCCAAGCAAATCTTAAGCAAAAGCCCCATCAAAACCAATAACAATTCGGATTAATGGGGCATCTCAGCGTACTTACAGGAAAAGCGCGTTGTCCTTGGCACGGTCTAATAACAATTTGGGAACAGCAAAATCACTACCGTATTTCGCCTCCAACTCTTGCGCCCGTGCTACAAATTCGCGCAGTCCGTAGGCATTAATCGCCTGGTAGACGCCACCGGTTTGCGCGGGGAAGCCAATCCCCATTATTGAGCCAATATTGCCGTCACCGACATTCTCAATAACGCCCTCTTCCATTGCCCGCACCGCTTCTAGCGACTGGCAAAAAGTAAGGCGGTCCTTGATATCCTCGTAGGGGATATCTTTATAGCCATTTGGCGCAAACGCGTCTTTTAAGCCAGGCCATAAGTGTTTTTGACCGCCCTCAGGGTAGGCGTAATAACCACCGCCATGCACCTTGCCGCGCCGACCGAACTCATTAACCATTCGATCTAACACACGTGAAACAGCATTGTCTTCCCAAACCTTACCTTGGGCCTCAACATCGGCTTTTGCTTGTTTACCGTTCTTATATGCCGTTTCCTGGCTAATTTCGTCTATTGCACCTAGTGGCCCAATCGGTGAGCCATTGTCACGAGCCGCAGACTCAATTAATACCGGGTTAACCCCCTCCTCCAGCATAATACCGCCCTGAGAGATGGTCGTACCGATAACACGGGTAGTGAAGAAGCCTGCCGCGTCGTTTACCACAATCGGTGTTTTACCTAGCTGCTGCGCCAAATCAAAGGCCTTGGCGAGTGCTTCATCTGAGGTGAGCTTGCCGCGAATAATTTCTACCAGCGGCATTTTCTCTGCCGGCGAAAAGAAATGCATACCGATAAAGTTCGCTGGCCGCACACTGGCCTCCGCGAGTTCACTAATCGGTAAAGCCGAGGTGTTAGTCGCAAACACACTGCTGGATTCAATCACCGCTTCGGTGTCTTTCGTCACTGCTGCTTTTACTTTGCGGTCTTCAAACACTGCCTCAATAACAAAGTCGCAGTCACCGAGGTCGGCGTAATCGGCACTGGCCTTAATTAACGCCATGCACTCGGCTTTTTTATTTTCAGTGACCTTACCCTTCGCAATGCCTTTGGTGAAAAAGGCGTCGGCGTAGCTTTTGCCGCGATCTGCATTTTCTTGGCTGATGTCTTTCAGTACAACACTAATTCCTTTTTGCGCGGCGATAGTCGCGATACCCGCACCCATTTGGCCTGCACCAATAATGCCGAGCTTTTTACACTTAAAGCGCTCGGCAACGGGCGGCCGACTGGCGCCCTTGTTCAAGGCCTCCATCTGCACAAAAAACGCCGTCATCATATTCCGCGCTGTTTGGTCCAGCAGCAGACTTAAAAAGTAGCGGCCTTCAACTTTTTGCGCGGTATCAAAATCAACTCTCGCGGCATCCACCACACAGGCAAAAATCGCGTTCTGCGCGGGCATTAAATTCTTAGTCTGCACCATGACATTGGCGGGGCCAAAAAAGGTTAAACCCTGATTCGCCGGTTCATCTGGGCCGCCGCCAGGAATCTGATATGCATCTTGGTCCCAGACCTGCTTCGCATCTGGGTTCGCCTTAATCCAAGCTTTAGCCTTAGCGTGCATATCGGCTTCGTCGCTCGCCAATTCGTGAAGCAAGCCTTTTTCAAGGGCTTGAGCCGCTTTAAGACGTTTACCCTGGCTGATTAAACCAATCGCTTCTTGCATACCCAGTAAGTAGGTCATGCGCACCACACCGCCCGCACCCGGCATTAAGCCGATCATGGCTTCGGGCAAGCCAACTTGCACACCATTAATCGCCACGCGATGGTGGCAGGCTAGCGCAATCTCAAAACCACCGCCCAAGGCTGGCCCATTCAGGCCAACGGCGACAGGAACACCAAGGGTTTCCAAGGTACGCAACGGCGCCTTTGTCGCCATTACGCCTTCGTACATTTCGGTTTTCTTCGCTTCGCTGGGCTTTAAATCCATCTCCAGCATTTCTTTAATATCGCCACCAGCAAAAAACTGGCCGGGCTTGCCACTGCGCACATAAATACCCTTTACGCCACCCGCCTCAACCATGGCCTGCAATTCAGTCACCGCCGCGCGCATCGCTTCATCGTAATCCCGGCCCATAGTGTTAACCGATTTACCGGGCTGATCGAAAATTAGTTCAACAATGCCGTCGCTGTCTTTTTCTAAACGAATATATCCCATTAACTTAATCTCTTTTCCCGTGAAGAACTGCCAGCGCTATCGTGCTCGCAGCCTTGCAAATACAATGGTCAGCGCGCTTTACACGCGCTCAATGATAGTTGCGATACCAATCCCGCCACCGGCGCAGAGGGTAACCACGCCACGCTTAAGATTGCGGCGCTCAAGCTCATCGAGCAGCGTGCCAAGAATCATCGCCCCCGTGGCGCCAATAGGGTGCCCCATCGCAATAGCACCGCCATTCACATTGATTTTCTCGTCGGGAATACCCAGTACACGCTGATAGCGGAGCACCACCGAGGCAAAGGCCTCATTTAATTCAAACAGATCAATATCATCAACGGTGAGTCCGGCTTTTTGCAGCGCCTTCTGGGTTGCCGGCGCAGGGCCGTTTAACATTAACGTGGGCTCAGTGCCGACCAGCGCACAACTGAGAATACGGGCGCGGGGCTGGAGGTTTTGCTCCTTGCCTGCGCGTTCACTGCCCACGAGAACCAAGCCCGCACCGTCGACAATCCCCGACGAATTTCCAGGCGTATGCACGCACTCGATGTTTTCCAACTGCGGGTATTTAAGCCTTGCGACACCGCCGTGACCATAGTCATTAAACATCTGGAACGCGGGCTTGAGTTTGGCCAATGCCGCCATTGAGGTATCGGCCCGAATGAACTCATCGTGGTCGAGAATCGTTACGCCGTTAAAATCTT
It includes:
- a CDS encoding class I SAM-dependent methyltransferase; translated protein: MDDQNKEAAILSSWHNNVDAWTDAVRKSEIGSRVAVTDAAIVNAVVAQDPKTVLDLGCGEGWLVRALASLGVAAEGIDGIAGLINRATELGGTFSVLSYQDFARGGWQKHVDCVVCNFSLLGHYVVADVLSAIPSVLNSNGCCVIQTLHPAFNGAPYCDGWREGSWQGFSDDFCDPAPWYFRTLSSWLELISASGFMLRELIEPLNPQTGLPASIIFVLSPESKSRGRSKT
- the rlmC gene encoding 23S rRNA (uracil(747)-C(5))-methyltransferase RlmC, whose protein sequence is MHCPFFESNQCRSCSWLVQPYHQQLQHKERQLNALLAPFAPPPLLASVSAELSGFRDKAKMVVLGSAAAPKLGIINHRNQLISLCECPLYPDDMQTLLVNLERWLGDLAIAPYHIKSRQGELKYLLLNRNNDGQYMLRLVLRSTAKIAKISQALPNFLAQHSQISSVSANIQPVAMAIIEGPDEHILSGDNWLRHQLNGLNLYQRPKGFFQTNLDMAAKLYATAALWTADLEISRYWDLFCGSGGFGLHCLTPDRQLVGIEIEAEAIACAQRSADEMGLGAQVRFQALDSTAFASSSEGGAPQLIIANPPRRGLGSELCTQIKQLAPDYLLYSSCNAATLAADLSALEGYRIDRVQLFDMFPHTAHYEVLLLLHRI
- a CDS encoding 2Fe-2S iron-sulfur cluster-binding protein, whose product is MSTLTFNGQEYVVQDDENVLDTLLRNKISIPHGCRAGACQACILIAKPDQIPDDCQHGLSNERIQQGYFLSCRCEPEQDMTLRLPNLSGEKHLATIAEKMQLNPKILRLRLHCRLRWRAGQYITLWLNDTTARCYSIASVASLEDFIELHIRIYPKGAVSPQLLNTEIGDELLIQGPYGECVYDNKQSQQSILLIAAGTGLAPLFGVAKDALNHDHQSTIHLLFTVKQASDYYMLDALQQLQADHPQFSYSLASADGPPHETWQQQLQENFTELRGRRVYICGGNDFVSQAKRQCFMQGATRRDIICEEFINFSAAS
- a CDS encoding gamma-glutamylcyclotransferase family protein; this encodes MVNVFTYGSLMCADIMATVSGVNPLSESALLGNYRRYAVLGEDYPALIAEAGAQTQGLLYRNISDEALRRLDVFEGDYYQRCELDVALLDGRQVRAQTYVFRADYRHLVADWPWSFEHFLNVGKSNFESAYLGFQHLPSQE
- a CDS encoding 3-hydroxyacyl-CoA dehydrogenase NAD-binding domain-containing protein; its protein translation is MGYIRLEKDSDGIVELIFDQPGKSVNTMGRDYDEAMRAAVTELQAMVEAGGVKGIYVRSGKPGQFFAGGDIKEMLEMDLKPSEAKKTEMYEGVMATKAPLRTLETLGVPVAVGLNGPALGGGFEIALACHHRVAINGVQVGLPEAMIGLMPGAGGVVRMTYLLGMQEAIGLISQGKRLKAAQALEKGLLHELASDEADMHAKAKAWIKANPDAKQVWDQDAYQIPGGGPDEPANQGLTFFGPANVMVQTKNLMPAQNAIFACVVDAARVDFDTAQKVEGRYFLSLLLDQTARNMMTAFFVQMEALNKGASRPPVAERFKCKKLGIIGAGQMGAGIATIAAQKGISVVLKDISQENADRGKSYADAFFTKGIAKGKVTENKKAECMALIKASADYADLGDCDFVIEAVFEDRKVKAAVTKDTEAVIESSSVFATNTSALPISELAEASVRPANFIGMHFFSPAEKMPLVEIIRGKLTSDEALAKAFDLAQQLGKTPIVVNDAAGFFTTRVIGTTISQGGIMLEEGVNPVLIESAARDNGSPIGPLGAIDEISQETAYKNGKQAKADVEAQGKVWEDNAVSRVLDRMVNEFGRRGKVHGGGYYAYPEGGQKHLWPGLKDAFAPNGYKDIPYEDIKDRLTFCQSLEAVRAMEEGVIENVGDGNIGSIMGIGFPAQTGGVYQAINAYGLREFVARAQELEAKYGSDFAVPKLLLDRAKDNALFL
- a CDS encoding acetyl-CoA C-acetyltransferase, yielding MAEAFIYDAIRTPRGKGKRGGALYEVKPIDLVTNLLEALKSRHDLDTSKVEDLILACGEPVKEQGQNIAKAALVYSTWDDSTTGAQLHRYCAGGLDAVNLAAAKVAAGYEDLVAAGGVESMSRLGIGASGGATGDPWVAMKSYFISQGLGADMIATMDGFSREDVDRYAVMSQQRAAHAREQGYFKSIIPVKDFNGVTILDHDEFIRADTSMAALAKLKPAFQMFNDYGHGGVARLKYPQLENIECVHTPGNSSGIVDGAGLVLVGSERAGKEQNLQPRARILSCALVGTEPTLMLNGPAPATQKALQKAGLTVDDIDLFELNEAFASVVLRYQRVLGIPDEKINVNGGAIAMGHPIGATGAMILGTLLDELERRNLKRGVVTLCAGGGIGIATIIERV